One window from the genome of Xiphophorus hellerii strain 12219 chromosome 16, Xiphophorus_hellerii-4.1, whole genome shotgun sequence encodes:
- the pex12 gene encoding peroxisome assembly protein 12 — MAEAGAHLTSTVVNEQPSIFEVLAQESLMEAVRPALRHAVKVMAESNPSQFGFIWKRFDELYLLLDVVLQNHFLSQCSSSFSENFYGLKRVSGGRGLPARLGLHKSSHWRSLLLLCLVPYLRAKLEVMLARQREEEDFSIRLSQTRKQRLYRAAVAAYPYVSSAWRSWIFCQQLLFVFGVSRTHSPLLWLANVRLARLTTHDLRDAQQKTSCRPRPADGRLMQRAWWLMSRAAQGVAVSLSTSLSLGVFFLQFLEWWYSSENQSTVKTITSLPAPPPPLHLQEDVQPAADEKNCPLCRKLRANSTVLSTSGFVFCYRCIYTYVKANHCCPLTGFPTELQHLIKIYESES, encoded by the exons ATGGCGGAGGCTGGAGCCCACCTGACCTCCACAGTTGTTAATGAGCAGCCATCCATCTTTGAAGTGCTGGCCCAGGAGTCTCTGATGGAGGCTGTCAGACCTGCTCTGAGACATGCAGTCAAG GTAATGGCTGAATCCAACCCGTCCCAGTTTGGATTCATTTGGAAACGCTTCGATGAGCTCTACCTGCTGCTGGATGTCGTCCTGCAGAACCACTTCCTGTCCCAGTGCAGCTCCTCCTTCTCTGAGAACTTCTATGGACTCAAGAGGGTCTCAGGTGGGCGGGGCCTTCCTGCTCGCCTGGGCTTGCACAAGAGTTCTCATTGGCGGTCCCTGCTGCTCTTGTGCCTGGTGCCTTACCTGCGGGCCAAGCTGGAGGTGATGCTGGCCcggcagagagaggaggaagacttCTCCATCAGGCTGTCACAGACCAGGAAGCAGAGGTTGTACCGAGCGGCGGTGGCAGCATACCCATATGTCAGCTCGGCCTGGAGGTCTTGGATCTTCTGCCAGcaattgctttttgttttcgGAGTCAGCAGAACACACAGTCCCCTGCTGTGGCTGGCCAATGTCAGACTGGCACGGCTCACCACACATGACCTCAGAGATGCACAGCAGAAAACCAGCTGCAGGCCCAGGCCGGCCGATGGGAG ACTGATGCAGAGAGCATGGTGGCTCATGTCCCGGGCAGCTCAGGGTGTGGCCGTCTCCCTCTCCACCTCCCTGTCTCTGGGCGTCTTCTTCCTGCAGTTCCTGGAGTGGTGGTATTCCTCGGAAAACCAGAGCACAGTTAAAACCATCACTTCCCTGCCTGCACCTCCTCCCCCGCTCCATCTGCAGGAGGATGTCCAACCAGCAGCAGATGAGAAGAACTGCCCGCTGTGCCGAAAGCTCCGGGCCAACTCCACTGTGCTGTCCACATCTGGCTTTGTCTTCTGTTACCGCTGCATTTACACTTATGTGAAGGCTAACCACTGCTGCCCACTCACTGGATTCCCCACAGAACTGCAACACCTCATCAAGATCTATGAGTCCGAGAGCTAA
- the LOC116735028 gene encoding leucine-rich repeat-containing protein 70, which produces MNIPLSSILLVIFSINFSGWLLLPVGSSHVCPHQCICYEHADLVDCRNGKFEHVPRGLPHGTWLLKLGGNNLSIIETRTFIGLWSLRVLVLTNSHIKEIQAQAFFSLSFLEKLDLSWNQITTLPVDFSSSLSALKELRLEHNNLNYISGFSLEHLDNMEKLDLSYNQLVSVGPGVFRGLSRLRQLFLHNNRLTVVEQGSLDMLPGLEVLQLSNNNISQIDCDALAPLYSLAILNLEGNNLHHLKFKTFISLHTTATHIQLSGNPWSCDCELHRVFSKILHVRYLHIDDYRNVTCKDPPQLVGASLAWVDSQLCVAETATVLVITVTVLVTVVAAVVMAERNRKKSRGKNWDADSQSPPS; this is translated from the exons ATGAACATTCCTTTGTCTTCCATCCTCCTCGTGattttttccattaatttctCTGGGTGGCTGCTCCTGCCTGTGGGAAGCTCACATGTGTGCCCACACCAGTGCATTTGCTATGAGCACGCTGACCTGGTGGACTGCCGCAATGGCAAATTTGAACATGTACCCAGGGGCCTCCCTCATGGTACGTGGCTGCTGAAGCTTGGAGGAAACAATCTGAGCATCATAGAAACCCGAACCTTTATTGGACTGTGGTCCCTGAGGGTGCTGGTGCTGACCAACAGTCACATCAAAGAAATACAAGCACAG gcttttttttctttatccttcCTTGAAAAGTTGGATCTCAGTTGGAATCAGATAACGACTCTCCCTGTGGACTTCTCCTCCAGCTTGTCTGCTCTGAAGGAGCTCCGACTGGAACACaacaatttaaattatatatCTGGATTCAG CTTGGAACACTTGGACAACATGGAAAAGTTGGACCTCAGTTATAACCAGCTGGTGTCTGTTGGCCCTGGTGTGTTCAGGGGCCTCTCTAGGCTGAGACAGCTCTTTCTACACAACAACAGACTGACAGTGGTGGAGCAAGGCAGCCTTGATATGCTGCCTGGACTTGAG GTGCTGCAGCTGAGTAACAACAACATCTCCCAGATAGACTGTGACGCTCTGGCTCCTCTCTATAGTCTGGCGATTCTTAATCTGGAAGGAAACAACTTGCATCACCTGAAGTTTAAGACCTTCATCAGTCTTCATACAACAGCAACACACATTCAGCTTTCAG GCAACCCATGGAGCTGCGACTGTGAGCTACATCGTGTCTTCAGCAAGATCTTGCATGTCCGCTACCTCCATATTGATGACTACCGAAATGTGACCTGCAAGGACCCCCCACAGCTGGTGGGGGCTTCTCTGGCCTGGGTGGACAGTCAGCTCTGTGTTGCGGAAACGGCCACTGTCCTTGTCATTACCGTCACGGTCCTGGTGACTGTGGTGGCAG